In Cytobacillus oceanisediminis, the following proteins share a genomic window:
- the der gene encoding ribosome biogenesis GTPase Der produces the protein MAKPVVAIVGRPNVGKSTIFNRIVGERISIVEDIPGVTRDRIYSSAEWLTHDFNIIDTGGIDIGDEPFLEQIRLQAEIAIDEADVIIFLVNGREGVTSADEEVAKILYKAKKPVVLGVNKIDNPEMRDLIYDFYALGFGEPFPISGSHGLGLGDLLDEAAKHFPKHGQTEYGEDVIKFSLIGRPNVGKSSLVNAMLGEERVIVSNIAGTTRDAIDSKVKVDGQEYVIIDTAGMRKKGKVYETTEKYSVLRALRAIERSDVVLVVIDGEEGIIEQDKRIAGYAHEAGRAVVIVVNKWDAVEKDERTMKAFEQNIREHFQFLDYAPIVFLSAKTKKRIHTLIPMINTASENHALRVETSVLNDVVMDAVAMNPTPTDKGRRLRIYYTTQVAVKPPTFVVFVNDPELLHFSYERFLENRIRDAFGFEGTPIKIFARERK, from the coding sequence ATGGCAAAACCAGTGGTGGCTATTGTCGGGCGTCCTAACGTTGGAAAATCAACGATATTTAACAGAATTGTAGGAGAACGGATATCCATTGTCGAAGATATTCCGGGAGTGACAAGGGACAGGATTTATAGTTCGGCAGAATGGCTGACTCATGATTTTAATATTATTGACACAGGCGGAATTGATATTGGGGACGAGCCATTTTTAGAGCAAATTCGCCTTCAGGCAGAAATTGCGATAGATGAAGCAGATGTTATCATTTTTCTTGTAAACGGGCGAGAGGGTGTTACCTCTGCAGACGAGGAAGTTGCCAAAATTTTATATAAAGCCAAAAAGCCTGTAGTACTTGGGGTAAATAAAATCGATAACCCTGAGATGCGGGATTTAATTTATGACTTTTATGCACTTGGCTTTGGTGAACCATTTCCTATTTCAGGTTCTCATGGGCTTGGTCTTGGAGACTTGCTTGATGAAGCAGCCAAGCATTTCCCGAAACATGGCCAAACTGAATATGGAGAAGATGTCATTAAGTTTTCATTAATTGGGCGCCCGAATGTCGGGAAATCCTCTCTTGTAAATGCAATGCTTGGCGAAGAACGGGTCATTGTCAGCAATATCGCAGGCACCACGAGAGATGCTATCGACTCGAAGGTGAAAGTTGATGGACAGGAATATGTCATCATCGATACTGCAGGAATGCGAAAAAAAGGGAAAGTCTATGAAACAACAGAAAAATACAGTGTACTGAGAGCTTTGCGGGCAATCGAACGCTCTGATGTTGTCTTAGTGGTCATCGATGGGGAAGAAGGAATCATCGAGCAGGACAAGCGCATTGCCGGTTATGCTCATGAAGCAGGCAGAGCTGTTGTTATTGTTGTCAATAAGTGGGATGCTGTTGAAAAAGATGAGAGAACAATGAAGGCTTTTGAACAAAATATCCGTGAGCATTTTCAATTCCTTGATTATGCACCAATTGTTTTCCTTTCAGCTAAAACGAAAAAGCGTATTCACACCCTAATCCCAATGATTAACACAGCCAGTGAAAACCATGCTCTGCGTGTTGAAACAAGCGTCCTCAATGATGTCGTCATGGATGCTGTTGCGATGAATCCGACACCTACAGATAAAGGAAGACGCCTAAGAATTTATTATACAACACAGGTTGCTGTGAAGCCGCCGACATTTGTTGTGTTTGTTAATGATCCTGAACTTCTTCATTTTTCATATGAACGTTTCCTGGAAAACAGAATTAGAGACGCTTTTGGCTTTGAAGGCACACCTATTAAGATATTTGCAAGGGAAAGAAAATAA
- a CDS encoding capping complex subunit for YIEGIA: MVLEKFILAAITTNPSKIPSGTAVFHCEDKKEMQIIAANLEAILDGIAHALTEELYVIVKH, translated from the coding sequence CTGGCTGCAATTACAACAAATCCATCCAAGATACCATCAGGAACCGCCGTATTTCATTGTGAAGATAAAAAAGAAATGCAAATCATCGCAGCCAATCTTGAAGCAATTCTTGACGGTATTGCCCATGCTTTAACAGAAGAACTATATGTAATTGTTAAGCATTAA